One Gemmatimonadaceae bacterium genomic window carries:
- a CDS encoding D-glycero-beta-D-manno-heptose-7-phosphate kinase, whose protein sequence is MPTTAAPPTIARDRLAALLQAAPRQHVMIIGDAMLDVYLRGDVDRISPEAPVPVVRVRERRLALGGAANVAQNVSALGAGCDLVAVIGDDAAGNTLRARLDDGRMASRSLVTVARPTTTKTRVMARSQQLVRFDEEEDADLSAHDVERVLSAIAHALPDATALVFEDYNKGVLVPAVIEGAIRLAAARGLPIVVDPKFRNFFAYRGATVFKPNRRELESALGATVDLEHPEALPNTFAQLGVQHLLLTLGERGMALISADGVVHRVPTTAREVYDVVGAGDTVTAYLATMLAAGATAVEAAIVANYAAGVEVGKLGAATVSADEVLEAYDRHLAEG, encoded by the coding sequence ATGCCAACGACTGCCGCGCCACCGACGATCGCGAGAGACCGCCTGGCGGCCCTGCTACAGGCGGCGCCCCGTCAGCATGTGATGATCATCGGTGACGCCATGCTGGACGTGTATTTGCGCGGCGATGTGGATCGCATCTCCCCCGAGGCGCCGGTGCCCGTCGTGCGCGTGCGCGAGCGTCGTCTTGCCCTCGGCGGCGCGGCGAATGTGGCGCAGAATGTCTCGGCGTTGGGCGCGGGGTGCGATCTGGTCGCCGTCATCGGTGATGATGCCGCGGGGAATACCCTGCGCGCCCGTCTCGACGACGGGCGCATGGCCTCGCGCTCATTGGTCACCGTGGCGCGACCGACAACAACCAAGACCCGCGTGATGGCGCGATCGCAGCAACTGGTGCGATTCGACGAGGAAGAAGACGCGGACCTGTCGGCGCATGACGTCGAGCGCGTGCTGAGCGCCATCGCTCATGCGTTGCCGGATGCCACCGCCCTGGTGTTCGAGGACTACAACAAAGGCGTGCTCGTACCCGCCGTCATCGAAGGCGCCATCCGACTCGCGGCGGCGCGCGGCCTGCCAATCGTTGTCGACCCGAAGTTTCGCAACTTCTTCGCGTATCGCGGCGCCACTGTGTTCAAGCCGAATCGCCGCGAACTCGAGAGCGCGCTGGGGGCCACGGTCGACCTGGAACATCCCGAAGCCTTGCCAAATACCTTCGCGCAACTCGGTGTCCAACACCTGCTGTTGACGCTGGGCGAGCGCGGGATGGCACTCATATCCGCTGATGGTGTCGTGCACCGCGTGCCGACCACCGCGCGCGAGGTGTACGATGTCGTGGGTGCTGGCGACACGGTGACGGCCTATCTCGCCACGATGCTCGCGGCGGGCGCAACGGCCGTTGAAGCGGCCATCGTGGCGAACTATGCCGCAGGGGTCGAAGTGGGGAAACTCGGTGCCGCCACCGTCTCCGCGGACGAAGTACTGGAGGCCTACGATCGCCACCTCGCGGAAGGCTGA
- the hflX gene encoding GTPase HflX translates to MVSAPSKRSFARQHADEHLEELARLADTAGAVVVGTLTQLLDRPHPATYLGSGKVEELKALIQSLDATLVLFDDELTPAQGKNIEEIVGTRVMDRAELILDIFATRARSSEARMQVELAQLEYLLPRLTRMWTHLEKMRGGIGMRGPGETQLETDRRLIQARIRILKERLADVERAREIQRQGRKSHFRVALVGYTNAGKSSVLRAMANDAEVFVEDRLFATLDPLTREVDIGEGYTALLTDTVGFIRKLPHHLVASFRATLAEAREADLLLHVIDASHPAWEEHRDVVDGVLAELGLSERPMRYLMNKMDAIPAEHLSSVRDRVGNLSPDSLFVSALAPGGLDPLRALLRDAMRKQRPILEIRIPMADGRLLAEVHREGEVLEQRTDNDTLVVRARLDERTIGRLRHAGARITVTAAA, encoded by the coding sequence TTGGTCAGCGCGCCCTCGAAGCGGAGTTTTGCGCGTCAACACGCGGACGAGCATCTGGAGGAATTGGCGCGTCTCGCGGACACGGCGGGCGCCGTGGTCGTTGGCACGCTGACGCAATTGCTCGATCGTCCGCACCCCGCGACCTATCTGGGCAGCGGCAAAGTCGAAGAGCTCAAGGCCCTCATTCAGTCGTTGGACGCGACGCTGGTCCTCTTCGACGATGAGCTGACGCCGGCCCAGGGCAAGAACATCGAGGAGATTGTCGGCACGCGCGTGATGGATCGCGCCGAGTTGATTCTCGACATCTTTGCCACGCGCGCCCGGTCCAGCGAAGCCCGCATGCAGGTCGAACTGGCGCAGCTGGAATACCTGCTGCCGCGATTGACCCGCATGTGGACGCACTTGGAGAAGATGCGCGGCGGTATCGGCATGCGGGGGCCAGGCGAAACACAGCTCGAGACCGATCGACGACTCATCCAGGCGCGTATTCGCATTCTCAAGGAGCGTCTCGCCGACGTCGAGCGTGCGCGGGAGATCCAGCGTCAGGGTCGGAAATCGCATTTCCGCGTGGCGTTGGTTGGGTATACCAACGCGGGCAAGTCGTCGGTCTTGCGGGCGATGGCGAACGACGCCGAGGTGTTTGTCGAAGACCGGTTGTTTGCGACACTCGATCCGCTCACGCGCGAGGTGGATATCGGTGAGGGCTACACCGCGCTGCTCACCGACACCGTCGGATTCATCCGCAAACTGCCACACCATCTTGTGGCGTCATTTCGAGCGACACTGGCGGAGGCCCGTGAAGCGGACCTTCTGTTGCACGTCATCGATGCCAGCCATCCGGCGTGGGAGGAGCATCGCGATGTCGTCGATGGCGTACTCGCCGAGCTCGGCCTGTCCGAGCGTCCGATGCGGTATCTGATGAACAAGATGGACGCCATCCCAGCGGAGCACTTGAGTTCGGTGCGCGACCGTGTCGGCAATCTCTCGCCGGACTCGTTGTTCGTCTCGGCCTTGGCGCCGGGTGGTCTCGATCCGTTGCGGGCACTGCTGCGCGACGCGATGCGGAAGCAGCGCCCGATCCTGGAGATCAGGATTCCGATGGCGGACGGCCGTTTGCTGGCGGAAGTGCATCGGGAGGGCGAAGTCCTTGAGCAGCGCACCGACAACGACACGTTGGTGGTGCGGGCTCGGCTCGATGAGCGGACGATTGGTCGGCTGCGGCACGCCGGGGCTCGTATCACGGTGACTGCAGCCGCCTGA
- a CDS encoding LEA type 2 family protein, whose protein sequence is MRTVLSETMSRRRAARVRRGWLAAGAILASVAASGCSSLGRAAFKEPVVTLKEFVITGLGLTGGSVDVVLSVYNPNSYKLDALSMTYRVDVDSIKLGDGLLDSRFVVPKGDSSIVRLPVKFTYAGLGAAGRSLITAGTINYRVRGDFAVATPLGNFTRPYDRTGRYSSMAGNGR, encoded by the coding sequence ATGCGCACTGTGTTGAGTGAAACGATGTCTCGCCGACGGGCCGCTCGCGTGCGGCGTGGGTGGTTGGCGGCCGGAGCGATACTCGCGAGTGTGGCGGCATCCGGTTGCTCTTCGCTCGGGCGCGCCGCGTTCAAGGAACCCGTGGTCACCCTGAAAGAATTTGTCATTACGGGACTCGGTCTCACGGGCGGCAGCGTGGATGTCGTGCTGTCGGTGTACAATCCGAACAGCTACAAACTCGACGCCCTGTCAATGACCTATCGCGTGGATGTTGATAGCATCAAGCTGGGCGACGGGCTGCTGGACAGTCGGTTTGTCGTCCCCAAGGGCGATTCATCCATCGTGCGCCTGCCCGTGAAGTTCACCTATGCCGGATTGGGTGCCGCCGGACGTTCGTTGATCACCGCCGGTACGATCAACTACCGCGTGCGCGGCGATTTCGCCGTGGCGACGCCACTGGGTAACTTCACGCGTCCTTACGACCGCACCGGTCGATATTCGTCAATGGCCGGAAACGGCCGATAG